A genomic region of Methanosarcina thermophila TM-1 contains the following coding sequences:
- a CDS encoding ABC transporter ATP-binding protein, giving the protein MGDDIRKQNKGGTIIEIKDLWYTYPGRSEPTLKGVNLKIEEGEFVLLTGPTGCGKSTLLKTLNGIIPYESEGIFSGSIKIMGTEIGDLNQVELSRKVGLVFQNPDDQIFSTTVEDEVAFGLENLCIEREEIDIKVGEALRTVGMLEHRLSSTNALSGGQKQRVCIASMLAMMPEILAMDEPVSQMDPAGTQEILNTVRELNKRMKITILLVEHRLHEIAPFADRIVIMDNGKIIFDQPVHDAFDHLEIFHRLGLRVPVPVELCHTLGIKARPFSAEETFPLLNNRDFKEKTERYITHPDPKKRTNPEGCSAENNELLISLQNVWSGYDKNRMVLKGISLEICRGERVAVMGTNGSGKSTLLLNLASILKPYKGSIKIFGEDTKLKNSYSFAGRIGFLFQNPDLMLFCNSAEEEVMFGPVQLKLENIEERTRISLEAMSILDIKQDLPQSLSRGQRLRTAIASVLSIDPELVLLDEPTTGQDRENIEQMMDYLKNKGYTLVFCTHDIEIAMLYATRILVMSEGQIIADGKGRDVIKNTDILRKASLTQPPVVEIASYLGINAFSITELVEMLANRSCEVVEC; this is encoded by the coding sequence GTGGGAGATGATATCAGAAAACAGAATAAGGGCGGTACAATAATAGAGATCAAAGATTTGTGGTACACATATCCGGGTAGATCGGAACCGACTTTGAAAGGAGTCAATCTGAAAATAGAGGAAGGAGAATTCGTCCTCCTGACCGGACCTACAGGCTGTGGGAAGAGCACTTTACTCAAAACACTTAACGGCATAATTCCGTACGAATCCGAGGGAATATTTTCAGGCAGCATAAAAATCATGGGGACAGAAATCGGTGATTTAAACCAGGTAGAGCTTTCAAGGAAAGTAGGGCTTGTCTTCCAGAATCCTGATGACCAGATCTTTTCTACAACTGTTGAAGACGAAGTAGCCTTTGGACTTGAAAACCTCTGCATAGAAAGAGAAGAGATTGATATAAAGGTAGGAGAAGCTCTCCGGACGGTAGGAATGCTAGAACACAGGCTGAGTTCCACGAATGCCCTTTCAGGGGGTCAGAAGCAGAGGGTCTGCATTGCAAGCATGCTCGCGATGATGCCTGAAATCCTTGCCATGGACGAACCTGTAAGCCAGATGGATCCTGCAGGCACACAGGAAATACTGAACACTGTTAGGGAGCTAAACAAGAGAATGAAGATAACCATTTTGCTGGTTGAGCACAGGCTGCACGAAATTGCACCTTTTGCAGATAGAATCGTCATAATGGATAACGGAAAAATAATTTTCGACCAGCCTGTCCACGACGCTTTTGACCATTTGGAGATATTTCACAGGCTGGGTCTTCGGGTTCCCGTGCCTGTCGAGCTCTGCCATACCTTGGGGATAAAGGCGAGACCATTCAGTGCTGAGGAAACGTTTCCTCTGTTGAATAATAGAGATTTTAAAGAAAAAACAGAGAGATACATAACACATCCTGATCCAAAAAAAAGAACCAATCCTGAGGGCTGCTCTGCAGAAAATAACGAACTTTTGATTTCACTCCAGAATGTGTGGTCTGGATATGATAAAAACCGGATGGTGCTTAAAGGCATAAGCCTGGAAATATGCAGAGGTGAAAGGGTTGCAGTTATGGGCACAAACGGATCGGGTAAATCAACTCTGCTTCTAAATCTTGCATCCATACTTAAGCCGTATAAAGGAAGCATAAAGATTTTCGGAGAAGATACAAAGTTAAAAAATTCGTATTCTTTTGCAGGCAGAATAGGGTTCTTATTCCAGAACCCGGATCTTATGCTTTTCTGCAATTCAGCCGAGGAAGAGGTGATGTTTGGACCTGTTCAACTAAAGTTAGAAAATATAGAGGAAAGGACAAGGATCTCCCTGGAAGCGATGTCAATTTTAGATATCAAGCAGGATCTTCCCCAATCTTTGAGCAGAGGTCAGAGATTAAGGACAGCTATTGCCTCAGTACTTTCTATTGACCCAGAGCTTGTCCTTCTGGATGAACCTACAACAGGGCAGGATAGAGAAAATATAGAGCAGATGATGGATTATCTCAAAAATAAAGGTTACACACTTGTGTTCTGTACCCATGATATTGAGATTGCAATGCTTTATGCCACAAGAATTCTTGTGATGAGCGAGGGTCAGATTATAGCGGATGGGAAGGGAAGAGATGTCATAAAGAATACAGATATCCTCAGGAAAGCATCTCTTACCCAGCCGCCTGTTGTTGAGATTGCTAGCTATCTTGGAATTAATGCCTTTTCGATAACAGAACTTGTAGAGATGCTGGCTAATAGAAGTTGTGAAGTAGTGGAATGTTGA
- a CDS encoding energy-coupling factor transporter transmembrane component T family protein encodes MIGVRSIAEPTVKDTIIHRMDPRAKILILISVAFVAVILDNPETMFLMFLIVLSGFALARMPAIKLKTLAILLILLIWGTVYSQALFYSQLPRTVIFTIIRPDFPVLGWMTNGGLFVYAEGLQHGAIQGLRSATIMSLGLLMCWTTDSRDMLNGLVGLSVPYSVAFMVVTAVRFLPIIITEVTTVITVQRLRGFSPKKFGSGIIKTSLNILTPTLSNCVRRTGTLAVSIQSRAFRANTERTYLKKLEFSNFDKAVVMFCIFAALSIVIIKFLYNMYTSGIYYNSSLRPVYAIARGYL; translated from the coding sequence ATGATAGGAGTCAGATCAATTGCAGAGCCAACAGTCAAAGACACTATAATTCACAGGATGGACCCCAGGGCAAAGATCCTGATTTTGATATCAGTTGCTTTTGTAGCGGTAATACTTGACAATCCTGAGACCATGTTTTTGATGTTTCTGATCGTACTTTCCGGTTTTGCACTCGCAAGGATGCCTGCAATAAAACTCAAAACCCTTGCAATATTGCTCATACTTTTAATCTGGGGAACTGTCTATTCCCAAGCCCTGTTTTATTCCCAACTTCCTAGGACTGTGATTTTTACCATAATCCGCCCTGATTTTCCGGTTCTGGGCTGGATGACAAATGGAGGACTGTTCGTATATGCAGAAGGGCTTCAGCACGGCGCAATTCAGGGTTTGAGATCTGCTACAATCATGTCCCTTGGACTATTGATGTGCTGGACTACGGATTCAAGAGACATGTTAAACGGCCTTGTAGGACTCAGTGTCCCTTATAGCGTGGCTTTTATGGTGGTAACAGCAGTCAGGTTCCTTCCAATAATAATCACCGAAGTGACCACTGTAATAACAGTCCAGAGGCTCAGGGGTTTTAGTCCTAAAAAGTTTGGATCAGGAATTATCAAAACCTCGCTCAATATATTGACCCCTACCCTGTCAAATTGTGTAAGGAGGACAGGTACACTTGCTGTTTCTATCCAGAGCAGAGCTTTTCGAGCTAATACAGAAAGGACATACCTCAAAAAACTGGAATTTTCGAATTTTGACAAAGCAGTTGTTATGTTCTGCATTTTTGCAGCATTAAGTATTGTGATAATAAAGTTTCTTTACAACATGTATACAAGTGGAATTTACTACAATTCAAGCTTAAGACCTGTTTATGCAATTGCCAGGGGATACCTATGA
- a CDS encoding ABC transporter ATP-binding protein: MIEIKKLSRSFGNLLAVDNLNLDVGNEIFGLLGPNGAGKSTTVMMLTTLLRPSSGTAKVCGYDIVKDSKKVRSKISYVPQDMAVDRKLTGRENVMLYAKLYGIPDRNSKVDEVIEMMGLSDRADDLVAKYSGGMRRRLELAQALVHNPEVLFLDEPTLGLDVGGRKKIWEHIKMLKAEGMTIFMTTHYLEEAEKYCNRVAIIDKGRITAIGSPENLVSSAGENASLNDVFLEKVKTPEEQAGFNFTQFRNLLRRR; this comes from the coding sequence ATGATAGAGATTAAAAAATTATCCCGATCCTTCGGGAATCTGCTTGCTGTAGATAACCTGAATCTGGATGTTGGGAATGAGATATTTGGACTTCTGGGTCCCAATGGGGCAGGCAAGAGTACGACAGTTATGATGCTTACAACCCTGCTAAGACCGAGCAGTGGCACCGCAAAGGTCTGCGGATATGATATTGTTAAGGATTCAAAGAAGGTAAGGTCAAAAATAAGCTATGTTCCCCAGGATATGGCAGTGGACAGAAAGCTGACAGGTAGGGAGAATGTGATGCTTTATGCAAAACTTTACGGAATTCCTGATAGGAATTCAAAGGTAGACGAAGTGATCGAAATGATGGGGCTTTCGGACCGCGCAGATGATCTTGTGGCAAAATACTCTGGAGGAATGAGGCGGCGCCTTGAACTCGCCCAGGCGCTTGTGCATAATCCTGAAGTCCTGTTTCTTGATGAGCCCACCCTTGGTCTGGACGTAGGCGGCAGAAAAAAGATCTGGGAACACATTAAAATGCTGAAAGCCGAAGGAATGACTATTTTCATGACAACACATTATTTGGAAGAAGCAGAAAAATACTGTAATCGGGTTGCTATTATTGACAAAGGAAGAATAACAGCTATCGGATCTCCTGAGAATCTTGTAAGCTCAGCAGGAGAGAATGCTTCTCTCAATGACGTTTTTCTAGAAAAAGTCAAAACTCCTGAGGAGCAGGCAGGGTTTAATTTCACACAGTTCAGGAATCTTCTGAGGCGGAGATAA
- a CDS encoding ABC transporter permease, with protein MKAIYYYFERDFVKWLRGRVTVISSLVMPAAWLVFVGLALPTKFTDNYLQFITPGILVMTTLFSSLQGGSLMIFDKILGFLNKFLAMPSPRESMLYGKILFISVRGLLQATVILLIAAFLGVRILKPIHIVLIYLTLFMFSVFFSAVSTMIGLYLSDHDSYAAVNSMISMPLFFTSSALMPYEVMPAWLRTLAKLNPVSYAIDSVRMLFEGGIPVNGIIGLAIGAGIMVLLGTYQFRKAVV; from the coding sequence ATGAAAGCAATATACTACTATTTTGAGAGGGATTTTGTAAAATGGTTGAGAGGAAGAGTAACTGTTATTTCTTCGCTTGTAATGCCTGCAGCCTGGCTTGTATTTGTTGGGCTTGCCCTGCCCACAAAGTTTACTGATAATTATCTTCAATTTATCACTCCTGGCATCCTTGTTATGACAACCCTTTTTTCTTCCCTTCAGGGAGGATCGCTTATGATTTTCGATAAAATACTGGGTTTTTTGAATAAATTCCTCGCAATGCCTTCCCCGAGAGAAAGTATGCTGTATGGAAAAATCCTCTTTATCAGCGTAAGAGGATTACTTCAGGCGACCGTGATCCTGTTGATAGCTGCGTTTCTTGGAGTAAGGATATTGAAACCTATACATATAGTTCTGATATATCTAACACTATTCATGTTTTCGGTTTTTTTCTCTGCCGTCTCAACCATGATAGGACTGTATTTGAGTGACCATGATAGCTACGCAGCCGTGAACAGCATGATCAGCATGCCCCTGTTTTTCACGAGTAGCGCACTTATGCCCTACGAAGTTATGCCTGCCTGGTTGAGGACACTGGCAAAGCTTAATCCAGTGAGCTATGCAATCGACAGTGTAAGAATGCTGTTTGAAGGAGGAATACCTGTTAACGGGATCATCGGCCTTGCTATAGGAGCCGGGATTATGGTGCTTCTTGGAACGTATCAGTTCAGAAAGGCAGTTGTGTGA
- a CDS encoding phosphate signaling complex PhoU family protein, translating into MPSGGLLITKDKRKVQFTGNSTYIVSLPIKWVRDIGLEAGDTLTLTPMPNRTLLISSSAASKEHSALKATIDYVHSDSAENNLRILISHYLVGYDVIRLTTKKGFSAYDRKFIKDSVRQKLIGLELVEESRNELVFQCLLNYNDLPLSRVIKNMYGLVLSMLEDSMSALRDHNVEIAEDVIQRDDDVDRFYLLSVRQLKASIEDIELSEKIGIKHPRDCLGYRLITKCIERVGDHAVRISRNVLKMDSGVSADDPIFKMADLSFKVFESSIGSMTEEDPQAINKIVVEAKKVSQFGVSLEPQDCNGSGNIELSMILESLRRVSEYSADIAEVAINMSIRKS; encoded by the coding sequence ATGCCCTCAGGGGGTTTACTTATTACCAAGGATAAAAGAAAAGTTCAGTTTACCGGAAATTCTACTTATATTGTGTCTCTCCCCATAAAATGGGTCCGGGATATAGGGCTTGAAGCTGGGGACACCCTTACTCTTACACCCATGCCCAATAGAACCCTGCTTATTTCTTCCAGCGCGGCTTCAAAGGAACATTCAGCCCTTAAGGCTACAATCGATTATGTTCACTCCGACAGTGCAGAAAATAATCTCAGGATTCTTATTTCTCATTATCTTGTGGGTTATGACGTCATCAGGCTGACAACGAAAAAGGGTTTCAGTGCCTATGATCGCAAGTTTATCAAAGATTCCGTGCGCCAGAAACTAATAGGGCTTGAGCTTGTGGAAGAATCCCGGAATGAACTAGTCTTCCAGTGCCTTCTCAACTACAATGACCTCCCTCTTAGCCGGGTAATCAAAAACATGTATGGGCTTGTGCTTTCCATGCTTGAAGATTCCATGTCTGCCCTCAGGGATCACAATGTCGAGATTGCCGAGGATGTCATCCAGAGGGATGACGATGTGGACCGCTTTTATCTTCTTTCCGTCCGCCAGCTTAAAGCCTCAATCGAGGATATCGAACTCTCTGAAAAGATAGGAATCAAGCATCCCAGAGATTGCCTGGGATACAGGCTTATCACAAAATGCATTGAGCGTGTAGGAGACCATGCAGTCAGGATCTCCAGGAATGTCCTTAAAATGGACTCCGGGGTCAGCGCAGATGACCCAATCTTCAAGATGGCTGATCTCTCCTTCAAAGTTTTCGAGAGTTCAATAGGCTCAATGACTGAAGAAGATCCGCAGGCTATTAATAAAATTGTTGTAGAAGCCAAAAAAGTCTCCCAGTTCGGGGTTTCTCTGGAGCCGCAGGATTGCAATGGTTCAGGCAATATCGAGCTTAGTATGATCCTGGAGAGTCTCAGGCGTGTTTCGGAATACAGCGCTGATATTGCTGAAGTTGCAATCAACATGAGTATTAGAAAATCTTGA
- a CDS encoding hemerythrin domain-containing protein produces METIYTILKEEHDQLAELLQQAVADSSKVSFLNIKIRAEPHMMGEEKFVYPRLEETEELRDLIAKAYNEHNEAKTLISEMDAMEERDESWTSKLRELKQSIDHHVKEEESKVFERARNILSQQEAEKLAKQYVEFKRSYMNRVETGKRPI; encoded by the coding sequence ATGGAAACAATTTATACCATCCTTAAAGAGGAACATGACCAGTTGGCTGAACTTCTCCAGCAAGCAGTGGCTGATAGTTCAAAAGTGTCTTTTCTTAATATAAAGATTAGGGCTGAACCTCATATGATGGGGGAAGAAAAATTCGTCTATCCAAGGCTTGAAGAAACAGAAGAATTACGTGACCTTATTGCTAAAGCCTATAATGAACACAATGAGGCAAAAACCCTGATCTCTGAGATGGATGCTATGGAAGAAAGGGATGAAAGTTGGACTTCTAAACTCAGGGAACTAAAGCAAAGTATAGACCATCATGTAAAAGAAGAGGAAAGTAAAGTTTTTGAAAGAGCTCGAAATATCCTGAGCCAGCAGGAGGCAGAAAAACTCGCTAAGCAGTACGTTGAGTTCAAAAGGAGCTACATGAACAGGGTAGAAACCGGGAAACGTCCGATATAA
- a CDS encoding hemerythrin domain-containing protein, whose protein sequence is METIYDILKAEHRQVADLTQQAMRDSSKESFLKIKAKLDPHMMGEEKLFYPLLEQKSELRELVNHAYEEHNEIRSVSSELESMDPSSSNWVSKLKELDETVSHHVEEEENKVFPEAQRVMSEDKAQQIAQQYLDFSKTFKQQHPMP, encoded by the coding sequence ATGGAAACAATTTATGATATACTGAAAGCAGAACACAGGCAAGTAGCTGACCTTACACAGCAGGCAATGCGCGATAGCTCAAAGGAGAGTTTCCTCAAGATAAAGGCGAAACTCGATCCTCATATGATGGGAGAAGAAAAGCTTTTCTATCCACTGCTTGAGCAGAAATCAGAATTACGTGAGCTTGTCAATCATGCCTATGAAGAACATAACGAAATAAGATCTGTATCATCAGAACTGGAAAGCATGGATCCAAGCAGTTCGAACTGGGTTTCCAAGCTCAAGGAACTGGATGAGACTGTAAGTCACCACGTAGAAGAGGAAGAAAATAAGGTATTTCCAGAGGCTCAGAGAGTAATGAGTGAAGACAAAGCACAACAGATAGCTCAGCAGTACCTTGATTTCTCAAAGACTTTTAAACAGCAGCATCCCATGCCTTAA
- a CDS encoding YetF domain-containing protein: MSNGILDSKELEKHTPTQDDIFLLLRNGGIRSLGEIEAAYLERDGSLSMFRYRPRKEKPGLPTISEDMIDEWKPHKAGAKVEISGYHSCYKTGETIWLEKGDIFPDCEGEIWVLSEGAQNF, translated from the coding sequence ATAAGTAATGGGATTCTTGATTCGAAGGAACTTGAGAAACACACCCCAACGCAGGATGATATTTTCCTTTTATTGAGAAACGGCGGGATCCGGAGTCTGGGAGAAATTGAAGCTGCTTATCTTGAAAGAGACGGAAGCCTGAGTATGTTCAGGTACAGACCCAGAAAAGAAAAACCAGGTCTGCCGACAATCTCCGAAGACATGATTGACGAATGGAAGCCTCACAAAGCAGGCGCGAAAGTTGAAATTTCAGGCTATCACTCCTGCTACAAAACAGGTGAGACTATCTGGCTGGAAAAGGGCGATATCTTTCCCGACTGCGAAGGTGAGATCTGGGTGTTGTCTGAAGGGGCACAAAATTTTTGA
- a CDS encoding DUF421 domain-containing protein, producing the protein MAESSIEVFEITRILIADAPCHFLLEIIVRSAFMFTFALIFMRFLGRRAIHQLTSFDLLLIIALGSAMGDPMIYPDVAILWLVFGIATIMVFYRVQNALANKYSWYDDLTEGSPVKI; encoded by the coding sequence ATGGCAGAATCTTCCATTGAGGTCTTCGAAATAACAAGGATTCTTATAGCCGATGCTCCCTGTCATTTCCTTCTTGAAATAATTGTCAGGTCAGCTTTCATGTTTACTTTTGCACTTATCTTTATGCGCTTCTTAGGAAGAAGGGCAATCCATCAACTAACTTCTTTTGACCTTCTGCTTATTATTGCGCTTGGGTCAGCTATGGGAGACCCTATGATTTATCCTGATGTTGCGATTTTATGGTTGGTTTTCGGAATTGCAACCATTATGGTATTTTACAGAGTACAGAACGCTCTGGCGAATAAATACTCCTGGTATGATGATTTGACTGAAGGTAGTCCTGTAAAGATATAA
- a CDS encoding uroporphyrinogen decarboxylase family protein: MTSSERMAALISGQKPDRVPVVPFVEGYSSNITGISLGDFYADGDKCFEAQFASMRLHGYEQTPMYGYASCGAWEFGGKIEFPYRKGQGAPYVTEHPVKTIEDIEKLEVPDFEKELPGAYKIADRVAARCFELGMPVTVQTGSNFTAASVVADTSEFLTWLIMEPKAVHLLLDKVSDMFINALDYFANKYGSESLLPFDGGPSESNNMIPPQMFEEFAYPYMKKVHTHVKELGINAMLMHPCADQNQNIPYYRKLREELNWSGKYFWLFGPETSIKEQIKAFGEHDVICGNINPTLFLTSSYEELLEICRQNIEEGMKSPSGYILSPGCEFPVNAPPVKLMAMIDAAEKYGRYE; the protein is encoded by the coding sequence ATGACATCATCAGAACGTATGGCAGCGCTTATTTCAGGACAAAAGCCTGACCGTGTTCCGGTAGTCCCGTTTGTAGAGGGATATTCCTCAAATATTACGGGCATATCGCTTGGAGATTTTTATGCTGATGGGGATAAATGTTTTGAGGCACAGTTTGCATCCATGCGACTTCATGGTTATGAACAGACTCCGATGTATGGATATGCATCCTGTGGAGCATGGGAATTTGGTGGGAAAATCGAGTTTCCTTATAGAAAAGGGCAGGGTGCTCCTTACGTAACCGAGCATCCTGTGAAAACTATAGAAGACATCGAAAAACTTGAAGTCCCAGATTTTGAGAAAGAATTGCCTGGTGCATACAAAATAGCAGATCGGGTTGCAGCCAGATGCTTTGAACTCGGAATGCCGGTTACCGTACAGACAGGCAGTAATTTTACCGCAGCCTCGGTTGTTGCAGATACATCTGAATTTTTAACATGGCTCATCATGGAACCAAAAGCCGTCCATCTTTTACTCGATAAAGTAAGTGATATGTTCATCAATGCTCTTGATTATTTTGCAAATAAATATGGCTCGGAAAGCCTGCTGCCTTTTGACGGAGGACCATCCGAGTCAAATAATATGATTCCTCCGCAGATGTTTGAAGAATTTGCGTACCCATACATGAAGAAAGTTCATACCCATGTAAAAGAACTGGGAATAAATGCTATGCTCATGCACCCATGTGCTGATCAGAACCAGAACATTCCATATTATAGAAAATTAAGAGAGGAGCTGAACTGGTCAGGAAAATATTTCTGGCTTTTTGGACCGGAAACCTCTATCAAGGAACAAATTAAAGCTTTTGGAGAACATGACGTTATCTGCGGTAATATCAATCCTACACTTTTCCTTACCAGTTCATATGAAGAACTTCTGGAAATCTGCAGGCAGAATATCGAAGAAGGTATGAAATCTCCATCAGGGTATATTCTTTCTCCTGGATGTGAATTCCCTGTAAATGCGCCGCCTGTAAAGCTAATGGCGATGATAGATGCAGCAGAAAAATACGGCAGATATGAATGA
- a CDS encoding glycoside hydrolase family 15 protein: MGHFQRIGIYTDGKLSWINEENWKRKPAYKSDTLVSENWALNNELGIELLLEESVCCEDNIFLRKITIKNLQKNSREVRLFFNHDFHLYGDGIGDTAIYQMDHNVIVHYKRARYFLIGILKANNKEDMVTDIDDYAIGYAERDGLKGTYVDAEDGVLSKNPVAQGTVDSTAGISLQLQGSSTKVIYYYMTVGKDFKDVYTLNDTVMELGPEKLLKHTEEYQRNWVNRQRIDLSGLEPRLVDLYKRSLLTIKTQTDANGAIIAANDSENIQFNRDTYSYMWPRDGAFVSIAMINAGFPEFTKPFFRFCKNVIWWAGCLLHKYNPDGTLGSSWLPWVAHGEPSLPIQEDETALVIHALWKYYEATGDIEFIKEVYEPLVKNAVFFMDDYKYPNDIPVESYDLWEERRGIFTFTASAVYRGLLSGEKLSRLVGDKETYKTCILRYSKLKKAILKELYDNERGIFLRGINYKNHNIKNKSLDRTVDSSVYGIFEFNLLPADEPRVIRTMRNLEQKLWVPETGGLARYENDFYYRQEGRTKSNPWLICTLWLAKWYIAKAKEIKDLEKALELINWVADNSLETGIMPEQIDSLTGEPLSVAPLTWSHAEFLDTIIRYQEKKKALYEN, from the coding sequence ATGGGACATTTTCAGAGAATAGGAATCTATACTGACGGTAAGCTTTCCTGGATCAATGAAGAAAATTGGAAGAGAAAGCCTGCGTATAAGAGCGATACTCTTGTCTCCGAGAATTGGGCTTTAAATAATGAACTGGGGATTGAACTGCTTTTGGAAGAAAGCGTGTGTTGTGAAGACAATATATTTCTCCGGAAGATAACAATTAAAAATCTACAGAAAAATTCCCGAGAGGTTCGACTTTTTTTTAATCATGATTTTCACTTATATGGAGACGGCATAGGAGACACCGCAATATATCAGATGGATCATAACGTTATCGTTCATTATAAGCGAGCCAGATACTTTCTTATAGGCATTCTCAAAGCAAACAATAAGGAAGATATGGTTACTGATATCGACGATTATGCTATAGGCTATGCTGAGAGAGACGGGTTAAAAGGTACTTATGTAGATGCGGAAGATGGAGTTCTCTCAAAAAATCCGGTTGCTCAGGGTACAGTAGATTCAACTGCAGGAATTAGCCTGCAACTTCAAGGCAGCAGCACAAAAGTCATTTACTATTATATGACAGTTGGAAAAGATTTTAAAGATGTCTATACGCTTAATGACACTGTTATGGAACTGGGACCTGAAAAGCTTCTGAAGCATACAGAAGAATATCAGAGGAACTGGGTAAACCGTCAAAGAATCGATCTCTCAGGGCTTGAACCTCGGCTTGTGGATTTATATAAAAGATCCCTTCTGACAATAAAGACCCAGACTGACGCAAATGGAGCTATAATAGCAGCAAATGACTCTGAGAATATTCAATTTAATCGAGATACCTATAGTTATATGTGGCCTAGAGACGGGGCTTTTGTATCAATTGCCATGATAAATGCAGGTTTTCCTGAATTTACCAAACCCTTTTTCAGGTTCTGTAAAAATGTAATCTGGTGGGCTGGATGTTTATTGCACAAATATAACCCTGACGGCACTCTGGGAAGCAGCTGGCTTCCCTGGGTTGCACATGGAGAACCTTCGCTTCCGATTCAGGAAGATGAGACTGCTCTTGTTATCCACGCTCTCTGGAAATATTATGAAGCTACCGGTGATATTGAATTTATAAAGGAGGTATATGAACCTCTGGTAAAAAATGCTGTTTTTTTTATGGATGACTACAAGTATCCAAATGATATTCCCGTTGAAAGTTATGATCTCTGGGAAGAACGAAGGGGAATTTTTACCTTTACCGCATCTGCTGTTTACAGAGGACTTCTCTCAGGAGAGAAACTCAGCCGTTTAGTAGGAGACAAAGAAACTTATAAAACATGCATATTGCGTTATTCAAAATTGAAAAAAGCAATATTAAAGGAGCTTTATGATAATGAACGCGGTATTTTTTTGAGGGGTATAAACTATAAGAATCATAATATAAAAAATAAAAGTTTAGATCGGACCGTGGACAGCAGTGTATATGGAATCTTCGAGTTTAATCTACTCCCAGCAGATGAGCCTAGAGTGATAAGAACAATGAGAAACTTAGAACAAAAACTCTGGGTTCCAGAAACAGGCGGTCTGGCGAGATATGAAAATGATTTTTATTATCGTCAAGAAGGCAGGACTAAAAGTAATCCCTGGCTTATATGCACTCTATGGCTTGCGAAATGGTATATTGCAAAAGCAAAAGAGATCAAGGATCTAGAAAAGGCTCTTGAATTGATTAACTGGGTTGCAGATAATTCTCTTGAAACGGGAATTATGCCTGAACAGATTGATTCTCTTACAGGGGAACCACTTTCTGTCGCACCACTTACCTGGAGCCATGCTGAATTCTTGGATACAATTATCAGGTATCAAGAAAAGAAAAAAGCTCTTTATGAAAATTAA
- a CDS encoding DUF2769 domain-containing protein, producing the protein MNIFEKRMNTFEYYLGDSMNICENAKVPYTLENIKKCMCPKCPVQANSKCAMDKLDNLMKKYGSGSEGNVPKNQDVPGIYCSTGRATCQDLYPEEQCICYTCAVWKEYNLQNVKPTMYFCQRGGAV; encoded by the coding sequence ATGAATATCTTTGAAAAAAGAATGAATACTTTTGAATATTATTTAGGAGATAGTATGAATATATGCGAAAATGCAAAAGTCCCGTATACTCTAGAGAATATCAAGAAATGTATGTGTCCAAAATGTCCTGTCCAAGCTAACAGCAAATGTGCAATGGATAAACTTGATAATTTAATGAAGAAATATGGAAGTGGGAGCGAAGGTAACGTTCCTAAAAACCAGGACGTTCCAGGAATCTACTGTTCAACTGGTAGAGCTACCTGTCAGGATCTTTACCCTGAAGAACAATGTATATGCTATACCTGCGCTGTCTGGAAAGAATACAATCTGCAAAATGTAAAGCCAACAATGTATTTCTGCCAGAGAGGTGGAGCAGTTTGA